Proteins encoded together in one Luteimonas fraxinea window:
- a CDS encoding amidohydrolase has translation MQNLRVSTVQGATVWHDPAANRDYYGDLIAPLHGLTDLVVLPETFTSGFSNDAIDRAEDMDGPTVAWIREQAVALDAAVTGSVQLRDGDGVYNRMLWATPDGALTHYDKRHLFRYANEHKRYAAGRDRLTVEWKGWRINPQVCYDLRFPVFCRNRFDVERPDGLDFDLQLFVANWPAARAYAWKTLLRARAIENLCYVVGVNRVGTDGNGLAYSGDSVVLDMLGQPLSESTDMEVVSTTTLSAAQLQAHREHFPAMLDADRFEIL, from the coding sequence ATGCAGAACCTCCGCGTATCCACCGTCCAGGGCGCCACCGTGTGGCACGACCCCGCGGCCAACCGTGACTACTACGGGGATCTGATCGCGCCGCTGCACGGCCTGACCGATCTTGTCGTGCTGCCCGAGACCTTCACCAGCGGCTTCAGTAACGACGCGATCGACCGCGCCGAAGACATGGACGGCCCGACCGTCGCGTGGATCCGCGAGCAGGCGGTCGCGCTCGATGCGGCAGTGACCGGCAGCGTGCAGCTGCGCGATGGCGACGGCGTCTACAACCGCATGCTGTGGGCGACGCCCGACGGCGCGCTGACGCACTACGACAAACGCCATCTGTTCCGTTACGCGAACGAACACAAGCGCTACGCCGCCGGTCGCGATCGGTTGACCGTTGAATGGAAAGGCTGGCGGATCAATCCGCAGGTCTGCTACGACCTGCGCTTCCCGGTGTTCTGCCGCAACCGCTTCGACGTCGAGCGCCCGGACGGACTGGATTTCGACCTGCAGCTGTTCGTCGCCAACTGGCCCGCCGCGCGCGCCTATGCATGGAAGACCCTGCTGCGCGCGCGGGCGATCGAGAACCTCTGCTACGTGGTCGGCGTCAATCGCGTCGGCACGGACGGCAATGGCTTGGCGTATTCCGGTGACAGCGTGGTGTTGGACATGCTGGGCCAGCCGTTGAGCGAATCGACGGACATGGAAGTGGTGTCGACGACGACCTTGTCGGCGGCGCAGTTGCAGGCGCATCGGGAGCACTTCCCGGCGATGCTGGATGCGGACAGGTTCGAGATTCTTTGA
- a CDS encoding LacI family DNA-binding transcriptional regulator: MSVTIKDVAKAASVSVATVSRALNGHQNVAEAVRERVLAVAAELRYSPHHAARSLSSRRTQTVGVVLPDIHGEFFSELMRGIDQVARTRGQHLLVSSYHGNPEEQGAALRAMRGRVDGLLLMSPYVHDVDFLERNVDASLPMVLINAAQGRPQLSVGIDNYGGARAMVAHLVDAGYTRIAFIDGPEDNDDARERKRGYRDALAAAGETYTPWELPGQFDEDSGHRAGQALLALESRPDAVFAANDMMAIGCLYALGRGGVRTPADIAVVGFDDIPLARYVHPSLTTMRVDIAELGARALKALLEIEGAGETETAVHTALLEPALVIRDSSGTATASSSSGEPSNRS; the protein is encoded by the coding sequence TTGAGCGTGACGATCAAGGATGTGGCCAAGGCGGCCAGTGTGTCGGTGGCGACGGTGTCGCGCGCCCTCAACGGCCACCAGAACGTCGCCGAAGCGGTGCGCGAGCGTGTCCTCGCCGTCGCCGCCGAACTGCGTTACAGCCCGCACCACGCCGCGCGCAGCCTCAGCAGCCGGCGCACCCAGACCGTCGGGGTGGTGCTGCCCGACATCCACGGCGAGTTCTTCTCCGAACTGATGCGCGGCATCGACCAGGTGGCGCGCACCCGCGGTCAGCACCTGCTGGTGTCGAGCTATCACGGCAATCCCGAAGAGCAGGGCGCGGCGCTGCGTGCGATGCGCGGCCGCGTCGACGGTCTGCTGCTGATGTCGCCCTACGTGCATGACGTCGATTTCCTCGAGCGCAACGTCGACGCCAGCCTGCCGATGGTGCTGATCAACGCCGCGCAGGGCCGGCCGCAGCTGTCGGTCGGCATTGACAACTACGGCGGTGCGCGCGCGATGGTCGCGCATCTGGTCGACGCGGGTTACACGCGTATCGCCTTCATCGACGGACCCGAAGACAACGACGACGCACGCGAACGCAAACGCGGCTATCGCGATGCCTTGGCCGCAGCGGGCGAGACGTATACCCCGTGGGAACTGCCGGGCCAGTTCGACGAAGACTCCGGACATCGTGCGGGGCAGGCCCTGCTCGCATTGGAGTCGCGTCCCGATGCGGTGTTCGCTGCGAACGACATGATGGCGATCGGCTGTCTGTATGCACTCGGCCGCGGCGGCGTACGCACGCCTGCGGACATCGCGGTGGTGGGTTTCGACGATATTCCGCTTGCACGCTACGTTCACCCATCGCTAACGACGATGCGCGTCGACATCGCTGAACTGGGCGCGCGCGCATTGAAGGCGCTGCTGGAGATCGAGGGTGCAGGGGAGACGGAGACCGCGGTACACACCGCGCTGCTCGAACCCGCTCTCGTGATCCGTGATTCGAGTGGCACTGCCACTGCCTCATCGTCCAGTGGAGAGCCGTCGAACCGGTCATGA
- a CDS encoding pseudouridine synthase → MTQQRNTDKPARSPLSLKRGEAPAADAAPKLEERLHKVLAQAGLGSRRALEQRIADGLVKVNGEVAQTGMSIKGSDRIELDGKVFVASALTEPARVLIYNKPEGEVTTREDPEGRPTIFEALPALKGARWIAIGRLDINTTGLLLLTTDGELANAMMHPSYEVEREYVCRVRAPEGEETVSDKLVDRLKRGVALEDGPAKFDEIERIGGTDSHDWFQVLLKEGRNREVRRLWESQGCQVSRLKRVRYGQVTLPQPLLRGQSQELADVQVESLRKELKLEEGPPPALTLQPVIGQRKAAKSTVHLGKGGAGKAYVNGQNSGADEGRELRRFDHVREDRGRGRGGPRKPHGGLTVSGDAAAKQSQKPFKQRADKGARALPEGNPAAFRTWYVPDGVETGPTGHRNADGRGPKKPYGGGAGGPGGAKKRGPGGPGGAGQGPRGAGGGGPRGPGGGGGGGGQGPWASRPAGGGGGPGRPRAPYGHPDSAPSFPSDHANPGGFNPNAGPRGPRPGGGNRGSKGPGGPGARGPGGPGGGNRGPGGRPPGGGNRGPRSGGGGGR, encoded by the coding sequence ATGACGCAACAACGCAATACCGACAAACCCGCCCGTTCCCCGCTGTCGCTCAAGCGCGGCGAAGCCCCGGCCGCGGATGCCGCGCCTAAGCTCGAAGAGCGCCTGCACAAGGTGCTGGCCCAGGCCGGCCTCGGCTCGCGCCGCGCGCTCGAACAGCGCATCGCCGACGGCCTGGTCAAGGTCAACGGTGAAGTCGCCCAGACCGGCATGTCGATCAAGGGCAGCGACCGCATCGAGCTCGACGGCAAGGTGTTCGTCGCCAGTGCGCTGACCGAACCGGCGCGCGTGCTGATCTACAACAAGCCCGAAGGCGAAGTCACCACGCGCGAAGATCCTGAAGGCCGTCCGACGATCTTCGAGGCTTTGCCCGCGCTCAAGGGGGCGCGCTGGATCGCGATCGGCCGCCTCGACATCAACACCACCGGCCTGCTGCTGCTGACCACCGACGGCGAACTCGCGAACGCGATGATGCATCCGTCGTACGAAGTCGAGCGCGAGTACGTGTGCCGCGTGCGCGCGCCGGAGGGCGAAGAGACGGTGTCCGACAAGCTCGTCGATCGCCTCAAGCGCGGCGTCGCGCTGGAAGACGGTCCGGCGAAGTTCGACGAGATCGAACGCATCGGCGGCACCGATTCGCACGACTGGTTCCAGGTGCTGCTCAAGGAAGGCCGCAACCGCGAGGTGCGCCGCCTGTGGGAATCGCAGGGCTGCCAGGTCAGCCGCCTCAAGCGCGTGCGCTACGGCCAGGTCACGCTGCCGCAGCCGCTGCTGCGCGGCCAGTCGCAGGAACTGGCGGATGTGCAGGTCGAATCGCTGCGCAAGGAACTCAAGCTCGAGGAAGGTCCGCCGCCGGCGTTGACGCTGCAGCCGGTCATCGGCCAGCGCAAGGCCGCCAAGTCGACCGTGCATCTGGGCAAGGGCGGCGCCGGCAAGGCCTACGTCAACGGCCAGAACAGTGGCGCGGATGAAGGTCGCGAGTTGCGTCGCTTCGACCACGTGCGCGAAGACCGCGGCCGTGGCCGTGGCGGTCCGCGCAAGCCGCACGGCGGCCTGACGGTCAGCGGCGACGCCGCAGCCAAGCAGTCGCAGAAGCCGTTCAAGCAGCGCGCCGACAAGGGTGCGCGTGCCCTGCCCGAGGGCAATCCCGCCGCGTTCCGTACCTGGTACGTGCCGGACGGCGTGGAGACCGGCCCGACCGGTCACCGCAATGCCGACGGCCGCGGCCCGAAGAAGCCCTACGGCGGCGGCGCAGGCGGCCCCGGTGGCGCGAAGAAGCGCGGTCCCGGTGGCCCCGGCGGCGCAGGACAGGGTCCGCGCGGTGCGGGCGGCGGCGGTCCGCGTGGTCCGGGCGGCGGTGGTGGTGGTGGCGGACAGGGTCCGTGGGCCTCGCGTCCGGCCGGTGGCGGTGGTGGTCCGGGTCGCCCGCGTGCGCCGTACGGTCACCCCGACAGCGCGCCGAGCTTCCCGTCCGATCATGCCAATCCGGGTGGCTTCAATCCGAACGCCGGCCCGCGCGGTCCGCGTCCGGGCGGCGGCAACCGCGGCTCGAAGGGTCCGGGTGGCCCCGGCGCACGTGGCCCCGGTGGTCCCGGCGGTGGCAATCGTGGTCCGGGCGGACGTCCGCCGGGCGGCGGCAATCGCGGCCCGCGCAGTGGCGGTGGCGGCGGTCGCTGA
- a CDS encoding hemerythrin domain-containing protein, producing the protein MPETIYDALRESHERQRSLCRKLLRASAHSERRIELFTDLRIELAAHAAAEERFLYAPILMHDAGLDASRHALHEHHQMDELVEDLQTNDHAGAAWMAKAKQLSEKVHHHLREEERKFFQVSGKLLTDTQKTRAAQRYRRDHARMEKKLREA; encoded by the coding sequence ATGCCCGAGACCATCTACGACGCCCTGCGTGAGAGCCACGAACGCCAGCGCTCGCTGTGCCGCAAGCTGCTGCGCGCGTCCGCGCACAGCGAGCGCCGCATCGAACTGTTCACCGATCTGCGTATCGAGCTGGCGGCCCATGCCGCCGCCGAAGAGCGCTTTCTCTACGCACCGATCCTGATGCACGACGCCGGCCTCGACGCCTCGCGCCATGCACTGCACGAGCATCACCAGATGGACGAACTGGTCGAGGATCTGCAGACGAACGACCATGCAGGTGCGGCCTGGATGGCGAAGGCGAAGCAGCTGTCGGAGAAGGTGCACCACCATCTGCGCGAGGAAGAGCGCAAGTTCTTCCAGGTGTCGGGCAAGCTGCTGACCGACACCCAGAAGACCCGCGCGGCGCAGCGTTACCGCCGCGACCACGCACGCATGGAAAAGAAACTGCGCGAGGCGTGA
- a CDS encoding YciI family protein encodes MWYAIEGYDGEDVLARRGEARPAHLARLVALRDAGRLLLAGPCPAIDAEDPGPAGFSGSIVIAEFDSLADARAWADADPYVDAGVYVRVEVRPFRQVLP; translated from the coding sequence ATGTGGTACGCGATCGAAGGCTATGACGGCGAAGACGTGCTCGCCCGCCGCGGCGAGGCACGCCCGGCGCACCTCGCGCGTCTGGTCGCGCTGCGCGATGCGGGACGGTTGCTGCTGGCTGGTCCGTGCCCGGCGATCGATGCCGAAGATCCAGGTCCGGCGGGCTTCAGCGGCAGCATCGTCATCGCCGAATTCGACTCGCTGGCGGATGCGCGCGCGTGGGCGGATGCCGATCCGTATGTGGATGCCGGCGTCTACGTGCGCGTCGAGGTTCGGCCGTTCCGCCAGGTACTGCCGTGA
- a CDS encoding PaaI family thioesterase — protein sequence MTITGDAINDLIRANAPAAMHALLPPPCLLDMEGEFLEYEDGVRMSLRFPVLPRYRNPMGNMQGGFIVAALDNTLGPLSYLIAPPSVTATLNAQYLRPVTPETTHIICEARLVARTRNVLHLAAEARGEDGKVFVLCQATQQILPPRSG from the coding sequence ATGACCATCACCGGCGACGCCATCAACGATCTGATCCGCGCGAACGCGCCGGCGGCGATGCACGCCCTGCTGCCGCCACCGTGCCTGCTCGACATGGAAGGCGAGTTTCTCGAGTACGAAGACGGCGTGCGCATGTCGCTGCGCTTTCCGGTGCTGCCGCGCTATCGCAATCCGATGGGCAACATGCAGGGCGGTTTCATCGTCGCCGCGCTCGACAACACACTGGGGCCGCTCTCGTATCTGATCGCGCCACCGAGCGTCACCGCGACGCTCAATGCGCAGTATCTGCGACCGGTCACGCCGGAGACCACGCACATCATCTGCGAGGCGCGCCTCGTCGCGCGCACGCGCAACGTGCTGCATCTCGCAGCCGAAGCGCGCGGCGAAGACGGCAAGGTGTTCGTGCTGTGCCAGGCCACGCAACAGATCCTGCCGCCGCGCAGCGGCTGA
- a CDS encoding segregation and condensation protein A: MTQPASDAKASAHAVQPQQQEFPLALVHGQPVLQIPQDLYIPPDALEVILDAFEGPLDLLLYLIRRQNLDILDIPVADITKQYVAYIGVMQELRFELAAEYLVMAAILAEIKSRMLLPRPPADELDEGDPRAELVRRLQEYERFKQAAEDIDRLPRQDRDTAPAQATLPERTINRDPPPVDLREMLLALHDVLKRAELFTGHAIRRDALSVRQRMGEVLTRLTGGHFHRFESLFEPEEGRLGVVVTFLSILELTKERLLDIVQEAPLAPIYIKSLADADGAAPPTTFSSEFDDDVPEPAQS, translated from the coding sequence ATGACACAGCCTGCATCCGACGCCAAGGCGTCCGCCCATGCCGTCCAGCCGCAACAGCAGGAATTCCCGCTGGCGCTGGTGCACGGCCAGCCGGTGCTGCAGATCCCGCAGGATCTGTACATCCCGCCGGATGCGCTGGAAGTCATCCTCGACGCGTTCGAGGGCCCGCTCGACCTGTTGCTCTACCTGATCCGCCGCCAGAACCTCGACATCCTCGACATCCCGGTCGCCGACATCACCAAGCAGTACGTCGCCTACATCGGCGTGATGCAGGAGCTGCGGTTCGAACTCGCCGCCGAATATCTGGTGATGGCCGCGATCCTGGCCGAGATCAAATCGCGGATGCTGCTGCCGCGCCCGCCGGCCGACGAACTCGACGAAGGCGACCCGCGCGCGGAGCTGGTACGACGGCTGCAGGAGTACGAACGTTTCAAGCAGGCGGCCGAAGACATCGACCGGCTGCCGCGCCAGGATCGCGACACCGCGCCGGCGCAAGCCACATTGCCGGAGCGCACGATCAACCGCGATCCGCCGCCGGTCGATCTGCGCGAGATGCTGCTGGCGCTGCACGACGTGCTCAAGCGCGCCGAGCTGTTCACCGGTCATGCGATCCGTCGCGATGCCCTGAGCGTGCGCCAGCGCATGGGCGAAGTGCTGACCCGGCTCACCGGCGGTCATTTCCACCGCTTCGAGTCGCTGTTCGAACCCGAGGAGGGCCGCCTGGGCGTCGTGGTGACGTTCCTGTCGATCCTCGAGCTCACCAAGGAACGCCTGCTCGACATCGTGCAGGAGGCGCCGCTGGCGCCGATCTACATCAAGTCGCTCGCCGATGCCGACGGCGCCGCGCCGCCGACGACCTTCTCCAGCGAGTTCGACGATGACGTTCCCGAACCCGCCCAGTCCTGA
- a CDS encoding fatty acid desaturase family protein: MSKLTATRRLSTQELDAFGAELDALHTRTMAQVGKVDAAYIRRVVRWVRYCAVLGRGLLFVGAIGGAFVPWLLWPACIAGVVFLALAKILENMEVGHNVMHGQYDWMHDPELDSKKYEWDIMATGDNWRHSHNFRHHTYTNVRGMDDDIGYGLLRIFPEQRWRPFYLMQPVIAVVFALYFQWGVAIQELKLGRFFAGKMPKGKLARDFAPVGRKMGRQLVKDYVIFPLLAGPFFLPVLLGNLVANGIRNVWTYVVIFCGHFTADVETFPKESIRNESRGHWYMRQLRGSSNIGGGKVMNLLTGNLSHQIEHHFFPDVPAHRYATLAVEVREICQRYGQPYNTGSLPRQFGEVSWRILRHAFPSRPRRAAGSRKLQTA; encoded by the coding sequence ATGTCCAAGCTCACTGCCACGCGCCGCCTCTCCACGCAGGAACTCGATGCCTTCGGCGCCGAGCTCGACGCGTTGCACACGCGCACGATGGCCCAGGTCGGCAAGGTCGACGCCGCCTACATCCGCCGCGTCGTGCGCTGGGTGCGCTATTGCGCGGTGCTCGGTCGCGGTCTGCTGTTCGTCGGTGCGATCGGCGGCGCGTTCGTGCCGTGGCTGCTGTGGCCGGCGTGTATCGCTGGTGTCGTGTTCCTGGCGCTGGCCAAGATCCTCGAGAACATGGAAGTCGGCCACAACGTCATGCACGGCCAGTACGACTGGATGCACGATCCCGAACTCGACAGCAAGAAGTACGAGTGGGACATCATGGCGACCGGCGACAACTGGCGTCATTCGCACAACTTCCGCCACCACACCTACACCAACGTCCGCGGCATGGACGACGACATCGGCTACGGCCTGCTGCGCATCTTTCCCGAACAGCGCTGGCGCCCGTTTTACCTGATGCAGCCGGTGATTGCGGTCGTGTTCGCGCTGTACTTCCAGTGGGGCGTCGCGATCCAGGAACTCAAGCTCGGCCGCTTCTTCGCCGGCAAGATGCCCAAGGGCAAGCTGGCGCGCGATTTCGCGCCGGTCGGTCGCAAGATGGGGCGTCAGCTGGTGAAGGACTATGTGATCTTCCCGCTGCTGGCCGGTCCGTTCTTCCTGCCGGTGCTGCTGGGCAACCTGGTCGCCAACGGTATCCGCAACGTGTGGACCTACGTCGTGATCTTCTGCGGGCACTTCACTGCCGATGTCGAAACCTTCCCGAAGGAGAGCATCCGCAACGAGTCGCGTGGTCACTGGTACATGCGCCAGCTGCGCGGGTCGTCGAACATCGGCGGCGGCAAGGTCATGAACCTGCTGACCGGTAACCTGAGCCACCAGATCGAGCACCACTTCTTCCCCGATGTGCCGGCGCATCGCTACGCCACGCTCGCAGTCGAAGTGCGCGAGATCTGCCAGCGTTACGGCCAGCCGTACAACACCGGCTCCCTGCCGCGCCAGTTCGGTGAAGTGTCCTGGCGCATCCTGCGGCATGCGTTCCCGAGTCGTCCGCGTCGCGCGGCAGGCTCGCGCAAGCTGCAGACCGCCTGA
- the fabR gene encoding HTH-type transcriptional repressor FabR, producing the protein MTARTLASDSGDPGQSPPDSQAGRKPVIVREDLIAAALRLTGAHRSVSTLSLREVAREAGIAPNSFYRQFHDMDELAVALIELAGESLRNIVGDARKRAVAGRSIVRGSLEAFMERLRADDKLLHVLLREGTVGSDAFKRAVDRQLQFFEVELRADLVRIAAAQGIVFHEPGLVARAITRLVFAMGGTALDSPPERDEALVDELSHMIRMLLRGAHAMGKVKGQR; encoded by the coding sequence GTGACCGCCCGCACCCTCGCATCAGACAGCGGCGACCCCGGCCAGAGTCCCCCGGACAGCCAGGCCGGACGCAAACCGGTGATCGTCCGCGAGGATCTGATCGCCGCCGCTCTGCGCCTGACCGGCGCGCACCGCAGCGTCTCGACCCTGAGCCTGCGCGAAGTGGCCCGGGAAGCCGGCATCGCGCCGAACAGCTTCTATCGCCAGTTCCATGACATGGACGAACTGGCGGTCGCCCTGATCGAGCTGGCCGGCGAATCCCTGCGCAACATCGTCGGCGACGCCCGCAAGCGCGCCGTCGCTGGCCGCAGCATCGTGCGCGGCTCGCTCGAAGCCTTCATGGAGCGCCTGCGCGCCGACGACAAGCTGCTGCACGTGCTGCTGCGCGAAGGCACCGTTGGTTCGGACGCCTTCAAGCGCGCCGTCGACCGCCAGCTGCAATTCTTCGAAGTCGAACTGCGCGCGGATCTGGTGCGCATCGCCGCCGCCCAGGGCATCGTGTTCCACGAACCGGGCCTGGTGGCGCGGGCGATCACCCGCCTGGTGTTCGCGATGGGTGGCACGGCGCTGGATTCCCCGCCCGAGCGCGACGAAGCGCTGGTGGACGAGCTGTCGCACATGATCCGCATGCTGCTGCGCGGTGCGCATGCGATGGGGAAGGTGAAGGGCCAGCGGTAA
- a CDS encoding ferredoxin reductase, whose amino-acid sequence MKPSRRSRFRRLATPFVVPPVFDFWAQRLHPTWSWERPLARVVAHAPAASNAVTLTLKPNRHWAGAQAGQHVNLTADIDGVRITRSYSLDAPVAADGRITVTVKGVDEGRMSRHLLAAARRGDVFDIGPAFGDLVLPAKVDGSWLFLAAGSGVTPLMALVRQLAGQGMPVPLTLVYWARTRAELCFVDELRALAARHAGFDVRFVLTREAATADDEAAGRIDAGLLDTLVPDLARRQVFACGPGGFVTTATELAEDRVPLLRTEAFTPPPRPQTDDSGMVEVRLARSGRVLQLPRGVPLLQALEAEGLKPKAGCRMGICNTCACGKASGATRDLRTGAANTEATAALKLCISSAVSDLVLDL is encoded by the coding sequence ATGAAGCCGTCCCGCCGCAGCCGCTTTCGCAGGCTCGCCACGCCGTTCGTCGTGCCGCCCGTGTTCGATTTCTGGGCGCAGCGCCTGCATCCGACCTGGAGCTGGGAGCGTCCGCTGGCCCGCGTGGTCGCGCATGCGCCGGCTGCGTCGAATGCGGTCACTCTGACGCTGAAGCCGAATCGTCACTGGGCGGGCGCGCAGGCCGGTCAGCACGTGAATCTGACGGCCGATATCGACGGCGTGCGGATCACCCGCAGCTACAGCCTCGATGCGCCGGTCGCCGCCGATGGCCGCATCACGGTCACGGTGAAGGGTGTCGACGAAGGCCGCATGAGCCGGCATCTGCTGGCCGCTGCGCGCCGCGGTGACGTGTTCGATATCGGGCCTGCGTTCGGTGATCTGGTGCTGCCGGCCAAGGTCGATGGCAGCTGGCTGTTCCTGGCCGCCGGCAGCGGTGTGACGCCGCTGATGGCGCTGGTCCGTCAGCTGGCCGGGCAGGGTATGCCGGTGCCGCTGACGCTGGTCTACTGGGCGCGCACGCGCGCCGAACTGTGTTTCGTCGACGAGCTGCGCGCACTCGCTGCGCGCCACGCCGGTTTCGATGTGCGTTTCGTACTGACGCGCGAAGCCGCTACCGCGGACGACGAAGCCGCCGGTCGTATCGACGCCGGACTGCTCGACACACTGGTGCCCGACCTCGCCAGGCGCCAAGTGTTCGCCTGCGGCCCGGGCGGCTTCGTCACCACGGCCACCGAACTCGCAGAAGACCGCGTGCCGTTGCTGCGCACCGAAGCTTTTACCCCGCCGCCGCGTCCGCAGACCGACGACAGCGGCATGGTCGAAGTGCGTCTGGCGCGCAGCGGTCGTGTGCTGCAGCTGCCGCGCGGTGTGCCGCTGCTGCAGGCGCTGGAAGCCGAAGGCCTGAAGCCGAAGGCCGGTTGTCGCATGGGCATCTGCAATACCTGCGCCTGCGGCAAGGCGTCCGGTGCCACGCGCGATCTGCGCACCGGCGCTGCGAACACCGAGGCGACGGCCGCGCTGAAGCTGTGCATCAGCAGCGCCGTGTCCGATCTCGTGCTCGATCTCTGA
- a CDS encoding NAD(P)/FAD-dependent oxidoreductase, with protein sequence MDGYAQFDFDVVVVGASFAGAACALAAREAGLRVCVLERKHDPGIRLHTTGIIVAEAFSQTRLGRMPPALCRKVPRVRLYAPSLDSLQLQADDYAFLTTDTPNVLRWLADEMRKAGVDLRLMQSFSDAQRDGDGWQIAGLGSTRWLIGADGAKSRVAQRAGLGLVDAFLYGVEHEFHGATLAEPDALHCFIDRALAPGYIGWAAQSPTGVQLGLAFRHRADRHGVPDIGSFRTRVGTRLGLPSTLQPDSTRAGLIPCGGPVERLAAPGVILTGDAAGIVSPLTAGGIHSAWAHGEAIGRAIAQHRLGADISPERIADTASPRFRAKRCLRWAFDHLQLDWPVNLLLHSPLLRRAAEQVYFHRRGRRRGSA encoded by the coding sequence TTGGATGGATACGCGCAATTCGATTTCGATGTCGTCGTGGTGGGCGCGAGTTTCGCCGGCGCCGCGTGTGCGCTCGCCGCGCGCGAAGCGGGCCTGCGGGTCTGCGTGCTCGAACGCAAGCACGATCCCGGCATCCGCCTGCATACGACCGGCATCATCGTCGCCGAAGCGTTCTCGCAGACGCGGCTCGGGCGCATGCCGCCGGCGCTCTGTCGCAAGGTGCCGCGCGTGCGGCTGTACGCCCCGAGCCTCGACAGCCTGCAGCTGCAGGCCGACGACTACGCGTTCCTGACCACCGACACGCCGAACGTGCTGCGCTGGCTTGCTGACGAGATGCGCAAGGCCGGCGTCGATCTGCGGCTGATGCAGTCGTTCTCCGATGCGCAGCGCGATGGCGATGGCTGGCAGATCGCAGGGCTCGGCAGCACGCGCTGGCTGATCGGCGCCGACGGCGCGAAGTCACGCGTCGCCCAGCGCGCCGGTCTGGGTCTGGTCGACGCATTTCTCTACGGCGTCGAACACGAATTCCACGGCGCCACGTTGGCGGAACCCGACGCCCTGCACTGCTTCATCGACCGCGCGCTCGCGCCCGGTTACATCGGCTGGGCCGCGCAGTCGCCGACCGGCGTGCAGCTCGGACTCGCGTTCCGGCATCGCGCGGATCGCCACGGCGTGCCGGATATCGGCAGCTTCCGCACACGCGTTGGCACACGCCTGGGACTGCCGTCGACCCTGCAGCCTGATTCAACGCGCGCCGGCCTGATTCCCTGCGGCGGACCGGTCGAACGCCTCGCCGCACCCGGCGTGATCCTGACCGGTGATGCCGCCGGCATCGTGTCGCCGCTGACCGCCGGCGGCATCCATTCGGCGTGGGCGCATGGCGAGGCGATCGGCCGCGCGATCGCGCAGCACCGGCTCGGCGCCGATATCTCACCAGAGCGGATCGCTGACACCGCCTCGCCACGCTTCCGCGCGAAGCGCTGCCTGCGCTGGGCTTTCGATCATCTGCAGCTGGACTGGCCGGTGAATCTGCTGCTGCATTCACCGCTGCTGCGTCGCGCCGCCGAGCAGGTCTATTTCCATCGCCGCGGCAGGCGCCGCGGATCCGCATGA